In the Cylindrospermopsis raciborskii Cr2010 genome, CTCGATCCCGAAGAATATTATATCGCTTTTATTGTCAAACCAGATAGTTTTTCTACTTAAGGGATAAGTTACTACATGATTTAATGTTTCCCAATATAGTGGTAATGCTTTACCGCCGATCTCCCGTAGGGAGCGCCTTGCAATCTCCCACCAGAAACCATCCTCTATAGTATTGTTAACTTTTGTAAGTTGTAACAAAAAAAACGATAAAAATGCTACAATGATGCGTGAACACTTGCAAAAGCAAAAACTATGGTTAAGACAGTAATATGTTCCGTAGGAACCAGTGCGGCAAAAGCGATCGGAAAACCGGGAGATCTCCTGAATTGGGTTAATCAACAAGAAAGCCGAGAAATCGCCGCCGAAAATATATTTCTCACCTTTAGAGATAAGGAACCAATAGAAGCAAATCTTAGGGATTTATCAGCAGAAATTCACTCCCTAGTTAGAATTGGCATCGATAATGGATATAGAATTATTCTCCTGGCTTCCCAGACCGAAGATGGTTACTGCTGCGCCAGCGCTATCGAGAAATATCTTAAATATTATTGGACTAGTATTGTTACTAAAGTTCACCAGGTGACGGGATTACAAGTTAATAATGCTGACCTTTTTCGCAGTCAGGGGGTAGTGGAATTTGTTCGCCATATTATTCGAGAAATTTATCAATATGGTTCGGAAAATATTATCCTTAATCCTACTGGTGGTTATAAAGCTTTAGTTCCTTATACCGTGCTACTGGGGATGTTAAAAGGGGTAAAGTGCGATTATATTTTTGAGCAGTCCACTACTCTCCTAGAATTGCCACCTTTACCCGTAGAATTCAAGCGATCGCAATTTGAAATCTACAAAGAATTATTTGAGGAAATCGAACGAGAAAGCAGCATTTCCCTCCAAAAATGGGAGGAAAAAATTTCCAGGCAAGAAAGAAAATTCTTAGAACCTTTGACGGAATTAGTCAACAACGAAATAACCCTTTCTGCGGTGGGTTTTTTATTTCTTGATGAGATTCGTTCTCCAGGGGTTTTAGTACCTTTTTTATCCAGAAAAGCGATCAATGATTGTTTCGATGATTTATCCCAATTAGATAACTGTGATCCCTTCCGTTATTTAGAAAGGGTTGCTACTCATTATGATGAAACTATTCAACAAGCAGAACATATCAATGTTGGCGATGGTTTACGCTGGCTAAAACCAGGGCGAACAACTGATCGCTATCTAGTTTCTAAAGATCGTTGGCGATTATTAGTCTGGCGGGCAATTCGTGAGGATAAAGTGGGTTCAAATTACGCTCATAAAGTAGAAGTTAACTCTAAAAATAAACGCGCCCATTATCCCTTTCTCAGGATGGAATTTGTGAGAGAATAAGCAACTTAACACAATTAATTAGAAACAGAAATGTTGAATGTCGTTGCAAAACTTTATATAGTTAGATATAGTACCTCTATCAAAGGTGAAAATGTCAACATCTCATAATATCTTCCATCCAATGAACATAACTGATTTATTGACACATACAAGCTGGAAGATAACGGAACTTATCTAACATTTTTTCATCCCATTCATATTAGAAAAGGATAGGTATGTTGCTGAGATTATGGCAGAAATTCAAGATATATTAAATCTAAGTCAGTTTTGAATGGTGATAAATGAGTGAATTAACTGAAAAAATATCTTCGGTGCGTCATTATTTTGTGGATGAAGCAGGAGATCCTGTAATTTTTAATGGTAAAGGTAAGATTTTAATTGGATCAGATGGATGTTCTCATTTTTTTATACTTGGTCTATTAGACGTTGCTAATACTGAATCTTTATCTCAAGATTTGGAAAATTTAAGAGCTAATTTATTAGCTGATCCATATTTTAAGAAAGTTCCTTCAATGCAACCTGAAAATAAAAAAACTGCTTTATATTTTCATGCTAAAGACGATATTCCTGAAGTGAGAAGAGAAGTTTTTAATTTGTTGCAGCGACATGAACTCAAATTTTTTGCTGTGGTGAGAAGTAAAGATAAGTTACTTGAGTATGTTAGACAACGTAATCAAAATGACCCTGGTTATCGTTATCAACAAAATGAATTATACGATTATTTGACGCGGCGTTTATTTAAGAATCGTTTACACAAGGATGATGAATATAATATTTGCTTTGCTAGACGAGGTACTTCTGATAGAACCGAAGCCTTCAAAGTTGCTTTAGAATCAGCTAGAGCAAAATTCGCTGAACAATGGGGTATTACCAGTACAGCAACTATTAATATAACTGCTAATATACCTCCCAATTCTCCAAGTTTACAAGCGGTAGATTACTTTCTGTGGGCTTTACAACGCCTATATGAGAGAGGTGAGGGTAGATATGTTGAGTTTCTTTGGTCAAAATTTGCACTCGTGCATGATATTGATGACACAAAATTTGCTAGGTACGGCGTGTACTATACTCGTAAAAACCCTCTAACAGCCACAAAAATACCAGGGATATAGGATTGTTAAGGCTTTGCTTGACAATCACACGGCATGAAGCCGAATTTTGTCCCTGGTTCATTATAGTATATCATTTTTAGACCAATTGGTAAAGGAACTGGGGGATAATCTCCAAATGCGATCTCCCTAGTGCGAGTGCTTCGCAATCGCTCTTTTAATTTAAGACAATTTCACATTGTAACATAACTAGTAAAACACATGTTGTGTGTTCAATTCCATCCACCCACGGCAAAACCAGTCAGTTGAAAACTGACTTGAGCTTTGAGACAGGGAATAAATTCCCTGTCTCCCCCACAGACAGTCTCCAGGCGTGGGTTGACTCAAACTGCACACAAAACCGCCGATCTCCCGTAGGGAGTGCCTTGCAATCTCCCGTGGTGGGGATATCCGGGGTGCTACTATTCCCGTTTATGGCAATATTTAAGGGGAGCGATCGCATGGTTTGGGGATATTTTTTAAAAACCCCCCAATCCTCTCGAAGCAATGTTGAGTGGAGTATCTAATCCAAGCGATCGCATTTCTTAACACATATTTAGATGCCCGACCTAATGATTGTTATTCTTTACTACTTGAAGTAAAATTAGTATCCACATTTAGTTGATTCATCGCGCAAATATACAACGCTAAGTTATGTTGAAGCAAGAAGCACAATGGCTAGGAAAAATGATTTATTCTCTTGATCAAGATAGTATTTTTCCATTATTAAATCTTGGAAGTTCCAGTCAAAACTTCCGAGAAAAACAACAACCTTGGATATATCAATTCTTGTTTAAACCTGCTCAGCAATCCGCTGTAGTTTTAATTCCCCACGCCCTGGGTATCCTAGAAAATGTGGAAATTGGGCTTTAATTCCTCTAGAAATAGCGATCGCACAGCCAAAAACATTTTGTTGAACTATCCTTTCTCCGGATTGGTTAGTTTAATAACAAAATTTCAATACTTTCAACATAGCCAAATTAACTTCATGTCCCGCATCAAAGTGATGGTACTCAACAGGAACTCCCAAGGATTGTGCAACCTGTTGGCTTTTAATTGCAGCTGAGAGGGGAACAATCTGGTCTTGGGTTCCGTGCATAATCAGAGTTGGGGGAACTGGCGTTTTTCCATAGTGGAGACTTGAGGATGTAAATAGCCACTCATGACTGCTAAACCGGCTAAGGGTAAGTTGAGACCCACATCTAAGGTCATGGCGCCACCCTGGGAAAATCCGGTCAAAATAGTTTTAGACAGGGGAATTCCTGTGGTGGTTGGTAGGGATTGCAACCAGTCTATTAACAATTGACGGCTTACTACTAGTCCTTCATACATTTTGTCGTCTCGTAGATCATACCATGCTCTACCATTATCGCTATAGGGATAGGGATAGGGGGCATTAGGAAGCAAAAATTCATACTCAGGTAGGTTGACATGGGGTAATAAGGATGCTACGTCCTCAGCATTGGCACCCCAACCGTGTAAGGTGACAATTAGTCCCAGTGGAGTTTTTGTGGTTTGGGCGGAAATTTTAATAACATCTAAGGTCATATAGACAATCAGAAAAATTAACTGTTATTAATTTTACGTAGTTTTGTCTCCCATAGCAAGACTTTTTTTTGTCTGTTCTGCTATAATTTTAGGATAGTTCTATGGATGTCTAAAACTATGAAGTGGCGAGTCATACTTGAACCCGATCCAGAGACCAGGGAATGGGGAATTTGGTGTCCAGAGTTGCCTGGATGCACATCTGCTGGTATCACACAAGAGGAGGCTCTTAACAATATACGGGAAGCCATTGAGCTTTATTTGCAGCCTGATAACATTGAACTTTTACCTGGAGCATTAATCTGCGAGGTTATAGTCGGATGACTCGGCTCAAGAGAATGAATGCTGACGAGGTTGAGCGCATATTACGCAAGTATGGCTTTGAACTGATTGATATTTAACCGTGATGCGGATAATATACCTTTTAATAACATCTGCTGAAACCTGTCCAGCAGTGGAATAAAAATAACTATTAGTCCATAGGCTAGGAAGTTTAAGTAATTCAGGAAATTTTCGTCTTAACAAGCAAGATGACCGTCCTTTAAAAGCTTTAACCACTTGATTTATAGCAACATCTGGTTGATGTTCTACAAATAAATGAACATGGTCTGGAGCACAAGTGTTGAATCCTGCAATAAAAATTTACAATCTTTGCGTTTTACCCAGGTAAAATCCATTGTCTATTGAGAATAGAGTCATTAATTGATCAAATTTGGTATCACCAATACCAATGCACAACTTGGACACAATCCTCAAAATCTTAACATTCAACACTTCTGAGTGTAGCTGAATCCTTTAAATCGTACATTGAGCTAGTAAAAGCTGCAAAAAAGGGCGAAGTTTCCCAAAAACCAAAATTACCTAATTACTGTAGATGAAATAAAATCTGATGTTGATAGAAATAATGTTTTAGGGATTGACCACGGGTTAAATAACTGGTTAACTTGTGTTTCTAATCTGGGAACATCATTTATTGTTGATGGACTTCATTTAAAAAGTTTAAATCAGTGGTACAACAAATCAGTAGCTAAACTTAAAAGTGATAAACCGCAAGGTTTTTGGTCTAATAGATTAGCTGCTATTACTGAAAAAAGAAACCGACAAATGCGTGATGCAGTTAACAAAGCTGCAAGAATAGTCGTTAACCACTGTATTGAAAATAAGATTGGTGCTATTGTTTTTGGATGGAATAAAGGACAAAAAGATAGTATTGATTTGGGGTCTAAAAACAATCAGAAGTTTGTCCAAATTCCCACAGCAAGATTAAAAGACCGTATTGCTCAATTATGTAAACAATACGGAATAGATTTTATTGAAACAGAAGAATCATACACTTCTCAATCATCGTTTTTTGATTGCGACAATATACCTAAATTCGGTGAAAAACCCGAAGGGTGGGAAGCAAGCGGGAAACGAGTTAGTCGTGGAGTATATGAAACTTCTGATGGGTTCAAAATTAATGCGGACTGTAATGGTGCTGCTAATATTTTGAAAAAAGTAGCGGTGATGCTAGGAATTGATCTTAGCGGAATCAGTAGAGGCTGTTTAAGCCAGCCTCAGAAAGTTCGTTTATGGACTCTTCAGAAATCTCCGTGTCTTCAGACCGGAGAAGCTTAATCCAACCTCTTAATTTGCAAAAACTCTCTTTTAGGTTTTAGCAATGTGAGCGATCGCCTCCGGTAGGAGGAGAAGGGGGAATTCCTGTGGTGGTTGGTAGGGATTGTAACCAGTCTATTAATAATTGACGGCTTGCTACTAGTCCTTCATACATTTTGTCATCTCGTAGATCATATGTTTCCTAAAGTGTTCATAATGCTATTGTAACAGAGATAGTACCCATTATGTATTCATTTTACTATATTATGGAAATATTACTAAGTAGGCTATTTGAGAATAATTTGAATATAAACACTGAGAGAATAGTTCAAATGTTGACATTATTCATTGATGAGGATTATTGTATGCTTGAGCTTAAAAATCTATCTAAAGGTAGATGCAATCGGATATTCTAATTAATTACTGTTTCATTGTTTACTATAACTGGAAGTTGCACTCCATTTCAAAATATGAAAATTTATTCATTCTTGTGGTTTCCTCTTGTACTATCTAGTTTAAAGGAATGAAATCCCTGTGTAAAAACCAGAGATTTTTATGTCATGAAACCTCAAATTTAGAATTGCTGTAAAATTGGAGACTAGCCCGATGAAAATCTATCAATCTGTTCAATCTTGGTTATGAAAGCCAAATTTATTTTAAACTCACTCAAATCAGATCGAAGGGAATTAGACGTCAGTTTTCTCGTGGTTTCTGGGATTGGCTTAGTAATCACCCTAGCCATCTACGGTCTGCTATTTCCGATCAAAAATACTTTTATTGGGATTTTATTGTATGAGAGGGGATTCACTCAAATTCTCACGATTGCCTTTGCCGGAATTGTAGCGGCTTTAACCCTGCTAAAATTTTTTAAGCTTCAAAAACAATCGCGAACTTTGGGGGAAGAACTAATTCCATCTGACATATCCCTTGACGATCCAACTAGCGATCAGGTCATCAATCTTCAACAGAATCTAGCTCAAGAGAAGAATGTATTAGCCCGTCGTTGTAGTCGGCTACTAGCCGTGTATATTAACTCTGGTAATCGTCAAATTGCTAACGAATTTTCTTTGGAAGATTCCGCTTTTTACCATAGTGCCTCCGAGTCTTCCTATACCATTCCGAAGATTTTAGTTTGGGCAATTCCCCTATTGGGATTTATCGGCACGGTGTTCGGTATTAGTGCTTCCGTGGGGGGATTTACAGGGTTTCTGGAAAATGCCGGCGATATCGACCAAATTAAACAGGGTATCGGTACTGTGACACAAGGATTAGCGATTGCATTTGATACTACTCTTTTGGCTTTATTTATGAGCGTATTGGTGATGTTGCCCTTAGTGATGGTCGAACGTTTAGAATCCCGTCTGCTACTGGCGATCGATATCTACATCAACGATAAGGTATTACCACGATTAAAAGATACAAGTAAAGGGAGCGAGACCATTAGCGAAGAAATGGTCGAACAAGCAGTAATAAAAGCTGTTCAACAAAACTTCCTTGCTCCTGAAACTTTAATCGAACCAGCCAAACATTATGCAGAACAAGCGGCGGTAGCATTAGCAAAAGGGTTCACTCAAGAAGTACACAGCATACAAGAAGCCATTACTCAAACAGTTCAAGAAATTCAAACTGTAAGGGAGAGGGTAACTAGAGAAAGTCAGGATTTTTCGACCTTTCTTGGTGACCAGATAAAACTACAGCAAGGGCTAGTAAATCAGATTCAAACAACTGTCCAGGAGATTCATCGAAATCATCTAGCTGTGTCCGATGGATTTAGAGAACAAGCTCTAGTAGTTGGTTATAAACTGGAGGCAGCGGCGCAAGCCTTAGAACAAAGAATAAGCAGTTTAGAGAAATACGCGACCCAAATCAGTGAGATTGATAATTTGCAGCGTAGTTTAGACAATAATCTCCGTAATCTCAAAGAAAAAGCCGTTTTGGAAGGAGTTTTAGGGGAAATTCAGACTAGCTTGGAGCGGTTAAGACCAACGTTAGACCAACTGAATAAGCCGCGCCGGATTCTACTTTTAGAACAAGAAGATCAAAGAACTTAAATTATGCCTAGAGCGATCCGTAGCCGACAGTCTATACAGATAGATTTATTTCCATTTTTATCGATTCTAGCCTGTACGATTGGCAGTCTTATTCTCTTAATTATAGTGCTTACTTCCGAGATTATCGGCAGCCAAAAGCAAGTAACAATTGTAGCTAAGAGTGATAATGGTTTAAATCGATCAAAACAGCCCCGTTATATCGAGTGTAAAGCCGATGGTGTAATTTTGCATCCCGACCAAGTTTTGGTACCTTCCTCTGGTTTAGAAAGTCAGTTCTCACCACTCGGAATATTACTAAAGAAAATCGATCCCGGTCAAGAATATCTAATCGTCGTGGTCAGATCCGACGGCATCGATACCTTTAGAAGAGTCAGAAGTTTGATTGAGGGTAGGGGAATAGATATTGGTTATGAGCCTTTGGATAAAGATTGGAAGTTAAATATAAAATCAGAAATAAAAAACTGACTGGACAAATAAATGAGAAAACTAAGAAAGTACAATCATTCAAGTTTATCTGCAGGTAATCTAGATTCGTTCCTTGACATCATGACCAATACGGTAGGTGTTCTCATGTTTGTCAGTTTATTTATAACTCTGGTAGCCGTGCAGTCAGGAACCACGATCCGAACTCCTCTAGTCTCTCAAACCGAAAAAAGTCCTCATCTTTTTGAGGTGGTAGATAACCACGTTAGTTATCTAGATACCGAGGAGATTTCTCGACAAATTAAGGATTTTGTTAAAACCTTACCTACCTGTACAGAACCTATAGAGTCTTATTCCTACGGACTGGATCAATTAACGGTATACATAGAAGAACTGCGCCAATATAAAAGCTGTCTTGATGAAAAAGTCAGCAGATTTAGGGAATTTAGACCGCAAACAGAATCTTATCAAGTTCAATTAGTAGATATTGAATCATTTTCATGGCAGTACCAAAAACTTAACAAAAATATAGGAACATCTAACGAGCAGTTATCAGAAGCTGATTCTCAGTTTAAGGAAATTATAAGTCGCCTCGATCCCGAAAAAGATTATATCGCTTTTATTGTCAAACCAGATAGTTTTTCTACTTACAGAAAGGCGAGAGAAATCGCTTGGAAAAAGGGATTTAATGTCGGTTGGGAGCCTCAAAAACTAGAGCAATTTATTATTCTTGGATCATCGGGTAGAAGTATCGGTATTCAGTAGCCTCCCCTACGAAAACCAATTTCTATCAAGTGATAAATAGCATCTTCTCAAGGGATAAGTTACTATTTCCTACATGATTTAATGTTTCCCAATATAGTGGTAAAGCATGAGTACCCTTAAATTTCTTCATCAATCTCTGATTCTAATACGCACATTTTCAGAAGATCGGTTTCCCCAATTCGGGAATCAAAAACCCAACGGGCTTTCTTATCGTTATTATTGATAGTAAAAGTGATTAACTCTTGCTCTGCACGGTTAAAAAGAGCATCTCTTGCTGTACCTATGGAAACCAACTCGCCATTTAATGCCAATCCGTCACGGTTTAGCAGGTTCTGTTGATATGATTGGCGCAGTAATAACAAGGATTGAAGCAAAGAGGATTTACCGGTGCTGTTTAATCCAGAAAGTAATGTTAGTGGTCTCAGGACAAAAGATTGATTTTCAAATGGCTTAAAATTTTCTAAGTTTAAGCTATTTAACATGATAAAATCTCCCGAACTATTTGGTTAATTTGCTCAAACCTATATATAACCTGATCACTGGCTTGAGAAATGGATTTCTCAAAGTTGGCATCTGTTTCAATTTTTTTCATAAATGTTTTATTTAACAAGTCTTTATAATTTATCAATTTATCAATTTGCCCCGGTGTTAACCTACTCAAAATAACTGACCATGCTTCAAACAGAGATTTATTAACAGGGAACCTTGTTTTGCCATTTTTGGGAGGTTTACGGAAAGCGTTACTGCTAAAAATGCTATCTGCTGCTCTCATGGATTTAATGAAGTCTCGTTTCATATCCTTGAGCCTAGTATCCTCTAAATTATTTAACTTCGACATGGCACTATTTAAAAACTCATTTCTTCCTTGAGTATAATCATGATAATCTATCAACCAAAATGCAATAAAACCTATAATATATTCATGATCGTCCATTCTTTTCCTTCTTTTTTCACTGATGTTTATCAACTTCTTAAACTCTGCTAATTCTGAAAACTCCTTCAGAATCCTCAAGGACTTTCCAGGGTACATAGCTTGACGCAGCTCCTGGTTATTCAGTGATACACCACCAGTATTAATTCTTTGAAAAATATTATATTTTACTTCCGGGGGAGTTCCGGACTCAACTAAGCAGACTATTAACTCTGTTTCTTCTATCCTTCTTTGGTGATGACGAGACAATTCATCATATTTTTTGTGTTCTAAATCCCTCAGAAATTGTAAATCAGTTAATCTCAGTTCCTGGTCAAGAATGAATTTTTTAAATGTATTAATTCTTTGAATACCATCTATCACTAACCACTTATCATCAGTAGTTGCATCCACATAAAATGCTGGAAGTGGAATCCCAATTAAAACAGATTCAATTAAACGACTCTTATTTTTGTCATTCCAAATGTCGGCATGACGTTGAAAATCAGGGGCTAAATCAATTTCGTCATGCTGAATTCTTTTTAGCAATATATCTATTGACATCATCTTAGTCTTGATCCTAATTTTTGTAGGATCAAACGGTTCTAGGTTTTCAATCTCATCCTCTTCAACATCTTCATCACTGTCATCATATATCTCCCTAATTGGCAGTTCCATTTGTTGAGTGTTAATACCCTTAGTAATTGTCATAAATTGACGCTCCCATCGCTAAAAGCGAGGGATTCCCTGTTCATCCAGTTACCTTATCTAGGAGGCTTTCACCTAATAGACAGTGGGTAGTCTGTCCGAGGGCTTGAATTTCTGTCCGCCCGACAGTATTTGCTTTTTGAAGTATGTTTTTAGCGGCGTTTTCATCCCTATCCAAAACACAACCACAAGAACAAATATGTGTTCTTACAGACAACGTTTTCTTAACAATATTGCCACAAATAGAACATTGCTGGCTAGTATATTGTGGGTTTACCGCTATTACAAACTTCCCGTGTATTTTCCCAAAGTAGTCTAACCAATCGGTGAACATTGACCAACTTGCGTCATTAATAGACTTAGCAAGTTTTCTATTTTTCACCATATTAAAAACCTTCAAGTCTTCATAAACTACCAAATCGTTAGATTGGATTAACGCTTTTGCTGTCTTTACAACAAAATCTTTACGTTGTCTGGAGACTTTTAAATGAAGACGGGCTACTTTTGACTTTTGTTTTTGACGCTTGTTGCTCCCCTTTTTCTTTAAAGTCTAAGGCATTTATTCCGAATAAACTGCCCTGTTCTAATAGCTTCCAGGATAGCTACTTGTTGCCTTTGTGTCGCTTTGATTTTAAACTCTATGACTCGCATTGAACCGACATCTCAATGTGTTACATTATAATTATATCATCTCATCGGTAAAACCGAGAGCCTTCAAGCAGACATTTTAGGTAAAAAGAATTCCAATTTACCAATTTCTCCACCCACCCTGGGTTTGATCTCGATTTTCCAAACCCTTATTTCCCAGGAGATTATGGTACTCAACACTGCTAGACCATCGATCAATTTCCCTGGCCCGCAGAACAGGTACAGGATGACTTAACTGAGCTGTGTGAGCATCTTTAACCATCATACCCAATTCAGTTTTGCTTATTGCATCATAAGCACGAGCTTGGGCAACAAAAGCATCCAGATTTAATCGGGGTGCTAGGGTTGGTGAACCACCAGCTAGTTTCATTAATACTGACATTACCACTTTCGGATTTTGAGTCGCTAATAATGCAGCGCGATCGCAAGTGAATTCAGCACAGCGTACCCATTCTAATAACTGGTTTTGTAGTGACTGAGCTAAAACAACGCCAATGTTGGGTAAAATAGAAGTGGCTAATATTAACAGGTTGGCTGGTGTTAGATAAACACTGTGGTCACATTTAAGGTGTCCGAGTTCGTGACCAATTACGGCTTGTATTTCCTCTGGTGTGAGCATATCAACCAGGGAAGTGTGTAATACTATAAAAGGTTTTTTACCCCGCATGGCAAAAGTATAAGCATTGGGACTAGGATGCTGACGGATATATAATTGTGGTAGCTCAATATCCAAATTCTTACAAGCATCTATTAATAGATAATGTAAATCAGGTAGTTGTTTTTCGCTCACCAAAATACTGGAGGCTATATTTTCTGCATAAAATACCTGTTCAGCAACTGGGCCAAGCAAATTTCTGACCATAATATCTATTCCTGGAATTTGCCGAAGAGTTTTTGTTGCTTCCAAGTCTAAAGGGTGACGGAAAGAGTCTGCTTTTAAACCAATAAGTGGTTTTTTTGCTATTGCTTGTACTGGTGTTTTAACTAAAGACATAGATAGAAAAGAAAATTAACTATTATTAATTTTAGGTACTTCTAAAACTATAGCACCCAGAAGTCCCTTGCGAAAATCACTAATGATAGTCCTAGCAGTACGTTCCACATCTCCTTGATAACGACTTGCTGCTAACACCTCTAAATATGCTTCTCCTGTATGAATAATAGAATCAACACCATAGCGAGAAAGTAGTGGATGGGGTGGTAATAGATGGGGGGAAGTTTCTTGAAACTGATTGACCATATCCACAAAAGCAGCTGCTATTAATTGATTATCGTAGGATGCTTCTCCAATATCATCACAGATGGCTAATTTCACTGCTGCTTGTTGATCTTCTAATCGAGAAGGAATAATTCCCGGTGCGTCTAACAACTCTAAATGTTCAGAAATTTTCACCCAGCGCAATTGACGGGTGACACCCGGACGAGCAGCACTTTCCACAACTCTTTTCCCTAACAACCGATTAATCAGTGCGGATTTTCCCACATTGGGAAAACCAATCACTACTGCACGCACGGGACGAGGTAACATCCCCCTTTGTTTTCTCCTTTCATTCAGTTCTGTTCCTGCTATTTGTGCTGCTTTAGCTATGGCTGTAATTCCTTGACCTTGTTGAGCATTGGCAAAATAGGGCACTTCTCCTTGTTTTTTAAGCCATTCTGACCACATTGATTTCACTTGGGGCAAAATCATGTCTAGTCGGTTAATCACTAGCACCCGTGATTTATTACCTATCCATTCTTTAACTTGGGGATGGTGTGTAGATAAGGGAATACGTGCATCCCTAACTTCTAATATCACGTCTACCCTTTTTAATTGCTCTTTAAGATTTTTTTCCGCCTTAGCAATATGACCAGGATACCATTGGATGATATTTAATTTGTAGTTTTGTGTTATGGACATTGTTTATCAATATTGCTACTGCTGTACAAAATTAAACGATTACCATCTGGATCCTGGGCATAAATCTCCTGACCATGGGAAGTTATGGAAATCTCTCCCGTGGGAGGATAACCTAGAGATTTCAGATCAGAAATGGCATTTTCTAGGTTGCTCACCTCTATACATAAACTTAGCGGATTTTTGCCATGAACTACAAATTCTGATTCATGATCTTTTTGCGGTCTGAAAATACTTAATCTCAGATGGTCAACTTGCCACTCAACATAAACACTAGCTATAAATTTGGTTGGTGGGCTTTCTAGTAACTGCATATAAAAGTTGACTAACTGATCAAAATTTACCGTACCTATCGTTACTAGTATATAGTTATATTTCATCTATGTTGAATGTTGTCGTTTTTCTACTATATATGAACTGGATGAACTTGCCAAATACTATTACCTTGTCTAGACTATTGGGCATACCGTTTTTGCTGTATGGGCTATATATTCCCACCCAGGGTGCTAGATGGATATGCTTAATTATATTTTTAATAGCAGCACTAACAGATTGGTTAGATGGATATCTGGCCAGAAAACTGAACCAAGTTACGGATTTGGGCAAATTCCTGGATCCATTGGTGGATAAGTTATTAGTTCTAGCACCGTTCTTAGTATTTGTAGAACTGGGTAAAATTCCCGGTTGGGGAGTATTCATCATCTTAGCAAGAGAATTAGCTATAGCAGGTTGGCGAGTTAATCAAACCACAATTAGCGGAGCTAATATTTGGGGAAAATTAAAAACCATCACCCAAATTCTATCCATAGCTCTACTGATTGCACCATTACCCATAACTTGGCAAATCTATGCTAAATCTGCCTTCTGGCTATCTGTACTTTTAACGGTGATTT is a window encoding:
- a CDS encoding putative CRISPR-associated protein, producing MVKTVICSVGTSAAKAIGKPGDLLNWVNQQESREIAAENIFLTFRDKEPIEANLRDLSAEIHSLVRIGIDNGYRIILLASQTEDGYCCASAIEKYLKYYWTSIVTKVHQVTGLQVNNADLFRSQGVVEFVRHIIREIYQYGSENIILNPTGGYKALVPYTVLLGMLKGVKCDYIFEQSTTLLELPPLPVEFKRSQFEIYKELFEEIERESSISLQKWEEKISRQERKFLEPLTELVNNEITLSAVGFLFLDEIRSPGVLVPFLSRKAINDCFDDLSQLDNCDPFRYLERVATHYDETIQQAEHINVGDGLRWLKPGRTTDRYLVSKDRWRLLVWRAIREDKVGSNYAHKVEVNSKNKRAHYPFLRMEFVRE
- a CDS encoding DUF3800 domain-containing protein; this translates as MSELTEKISSVRHYFVDEAGDPVIFNGKGKILIGSDGCSHFFILGLLDVANTESLSQDLENLRANLLADPYFKKVPSMQPENKKTALYFHAKDDIPEVRREVFNLLQRHELKFFAVVRSKDKLLEYVRQRNQNDPGYRYQQNELYDYLTRRLFKNRLHKDDEYNICFARRGTSDRTEAFKVALESARAKFAEQWGITSTATINITANIPPNSPSLQAVDYFLWALQRLYERGEGRYVEFLWSKFALVHDIDDTKFARYGVYYTRKNPLTATKIPGI
- a CDS encoding type II toxin-antitoxin system HicB family antitoxin, whose protein sequence is MKWRVILEPDPETREWGIWCPELPGCTSAGITQEEALNNIREAIELYLQPDNIELLPGALICEVIVG
- a CDS encoding RNA-guided endonuclease InsQ/TnpB family protein, with the protein product MDHGLNNWLTCVSNLGTSFIVDGLHLKSLNQWYNKSVAKLKSDKPQGFWSNRLAAITEKRNRQMRDAVNKAARIVVNHCIENKIGAIVFGWNKGQKDSIDLGSKNNQKFVQIPTARLKDRIAQLCKQYGIDFIETEESYTSQSSFFDCDNIPKFGEKPEGWEASGKRVSRGVYETSDGFKINADCNGAANILKKVAVMLGIDLSGISRGCLSQPQKVRLWTLQKSPCLQTGEA
- a CDS encoding MotA/TolQ/ExbB proton channel family protein, which translates into the protein MKAKFILNSLKSDRRELDVSFLVVSGIGLVITLAIYGLLFPIKNTFIGILLYERGFTQILTIAFAGIVAALTLLKFFKLQKQSRTLGEELIPSDISLDDPTSDQVINLQQNLAQEKNVLARRCSRLLAVYINSGNRQIANEFSLEDSAFYHSASESSYTIPKILVWAIPLLGFIGTVFGISASVGGFTGFLENAGDIDQIKQGIGTVTQGLAIAFDTTLLALFMSVLVMLPLVMVERLESRLLLAIDIYINDKVLPRLKDTSKGSETISEEMVEQAVIKAVQQNFLAPETLIEPAKHYAEQAAVALAKGFTQEVHSIQEAITQTVQEIQTVRERVTRESQDFSTFLGDQIKLQQGLVNQIQTTVQEIHRNHLAVSDGFREQALVVGYKLEAAAQALEQRISSLEKYATQISEIDNLQRSLDNNLRNLKEKAVLEGVLGEIQTSLERLRPTLDQLNKPRRILLLEQEDQRT
- a CDS encoding AAA family ATPase, which gives rise to MLNSLNLENFKPFENQSFVLRPLTLLSGLNSTGKSSLLQSLLLLRQSYQQNLLNRDGLALNGELVSIGTARDALFNRAEQELITFTINNNDKKARWVFDSRIGETDLLKMCVLESEIDEEI